The proteins below come from a single Mya arenaria isolate MELC-2E11 chromosome 8, ASM2691426v1 genomic window:
- the LOC128243691 gene encoding cilia- and flagella-associated protein 418-like, which yields MADDIDDLLDEVEHKFVKAKTKTVISRKSSRKKSDDEMDDIINDICGDPHAPEESNATKSAQSKTSQTRPKLSKCFPVFIGGAADPQGYGNTVNKRSCNKLRCTSCDFLVASFDNFTWDRTTDYLFLRNNSPDFNRLKSKLVSKRGWRAYCCQCCHQAVDRLTDTQTLSVKWACTSH from the exons ATGGCTGATGATATCGACGATTTGTTAGATGAAGTGGAACACAAGTTTGTGAAAGCAAAGACAAAAACTGTCATTTCACGTAAATCTAG TAGAAAGAAGTCTGATGATGAGATGGATGACATCATCAACGATATTTGTGGAGATCCTCATGCACCG GAAGAGTCCAATGCCACCAAAAGTGCTCAGAGTAAAACCTCACAGACACGGCCTAAACTGTCCAA GTGTTTCCCTGTGTTTATAGGCGGTGCTGCTGATCCACAGGGCTATGGAAACACCGTCAACAAAAG GTCATGTAACAAGCTCAGATGCACCTCCTGTGATTTTCTTGTGGCGTCCTTCGACAACTTCACCTGGGACAGAACCACAGACTATTTGTTCCTTAGAAATAACTCTCCAGATTTCAACAGACTCAAGTCAAAACTTGTTTCAAAAAGAG GGTGGAGAGCATACTGCTGTCAATGTTGTCATCAGGCAGtggacagactgacggacacACAGACACTGTCCGTAAAGTGGGCCTGCACCAGCCATTGA